In a single window of the Acidobacteriota bacterium genome:
- a CDS encoding alpha-L-fucosidase codes for MKRLRVVVWMAIIASLTCVVALSGKVIRQVSPTEESPARPSPQQLAWHDDELGMFIHIAPQTWQDSESDNLATPLAAINPEKLDTDSWVRVAESMGAKYIVFVAKHEGGFCWWQTETTDFGVRHTPWRGGKGDVLADLAASCRSRGMKLGIYLSPQDRKHGVAVGGRAKDPSQQSAYDALFRTQLVEVLSKYGEMAEVWFDGNLIFDVGDILAKHAPNAVVFQGPQASIRWVGNEDGIAPDPAWNAVNDPSPGVKWGDYTAAQSMFGGNRWLPIECDARIRATWFWRTDNARTLKSVDQLMDMYYRSVGHGAVLLLNLTPDRTGLMPEADAQRAAEFGETIRRRLGTPVGETRGAGTALTLTLKAPTPIDHVVMMENLAGGERVREYVVEGQVRGAWQRISSGTAIGHKKIDRIAPTVVDAVRLRIMRSAGTPDIRRFAAFGDPKSPE; via the coding sequence ATGAAGCGTCTTCGTGTCGTCGTCTGGATGGCCATCATCGCCAGCCTCACCTGCGTCGTTGCCCTGTCCGGAAAGGTGATTCGCCAGGTTTCGCCCACTGAGGAATCGCCGGCGCGGCCGTCTCCGCAGCAGCTCGCCTGGCACGATGACGAACTTGGGATGTTCATTCACATCGCGCCGCAAACGTGGCAGGATTCGGAATCCGATAACCTCGCGACGCCACTCGCCGCCATCAACCCCGAGAAACTTGATACCGACAGCTGGGTCCGTGTCGCCGAATCGATGGGGGCGAAGTACATCGTCTTTGTGGCGAAACACGAGGGCGGCTTCTGCTGGTGGCAGACCGAGACGACGGATTTCGGCGTGCGCCACACACCATGGCGTGGCGGAAAGGGCGATGTGCTGGCGGATCTGGCGGCCTCGTGCCGCTCACGCGGGATGAAGCTCGGCATCTACCTGTCGCCGCAGGACAGGAAACACGGCGTCGCCGTCGGCGGCCGCGCCAAAGATCCGTCGCAGCAATCGGCCTACGACGCGCTCTTTCGCACGCAACTGGTCGAGGTCCTGTCGAAGTACGGCGAGATGGCCGAGGTGTGGTTCGACGGCAATCTGATCTTCGACGTGGGCGACATCCTGGCGAAGCACGCGCCGAATGCTGTGGTGTTCCAGGGGCCGCAAGCCTCAATCCGCTGGGTGGGCAACGAGGACGGGATCGCGCCGGACCCGGCATGGAACGCCGTGAACGACCCGAGCCCTGGCGTGAAATGGGGCGACTACACGGCCGCGCAGAGCATGTTCGGCGGCAACCGGTGGCTGCCGATCGAGTGCGACGCGCGCATCCGTGCCACATGGTTCTGGCGAACCGATAACGCCCGGACGCTGAAAAGCGTCGACCAGTTGATGGACATGTACTACAGGAGCGTCGGCCACGGAGCCGTCCTGCTGCTCAACCTCACGCCCGACCGGACGGGCCTGATGCCCGAAGCCGACGCGCAGCGCGCCGCGGAATTCGGCGAGACGATCCGGCGCCGGCTGGGCACACCCGTCGGGGAAACGCGCGGCGCGGGCACCGCATTGACACTCACGCTCAAGGCGCCCACGCCCATCGACCACGTGGTCATGATGGAGAATCTCGCCGGCGGTGAGCGCGTGCGCGAGTACGTGGTCGAAGGCCAGGTGCGAGGAGCGTGGCAGCGCATCTCGTCAGGAACCGCCATCGGCCACAAGAAGATCGATCGGATCGCGCCAACCGTCGTCGACGCGGTGCGTCTCCGAATCATGCGCAGCGCCGGCACGCCGGATATTCGACGGTTCGCAGCCTTTGGCGACCCAAAGAGTCCGGAGTGA
- a CDS encoding DUF2891 domain-containing protein, whose protein sequence is MISKRYVVWVVLGCALAITATVSTASVAAQRSAARGDVTAASVAAQRSAARGDFTAASAARFANLALACVHKEYPNKIAHVLNGDADVRAPHQLTPVFYGCYDWHSSVHGHWLLARLARTFPTAPFAEPARQALATSLTAANIAGEVQYLNGAGRTSFERPYGLAWLLQLAAELREWDTPQARAWAATLKPLEQAAAARIKDWLPKLSRPIRIGEHDQTAFSFGLMLDWAHIARDQQMIDLLTSRIATYYGKDRNCPFAYEPSGQDFLSPCLAEADLMRRVLPRSGYGAWLQAFLPVIPVNGSATWLEPAVVTDPGDPKLAHLDGLNLSRAWMLDGIITGLAPSDARRASLQAAALRHRTVGLKAITGEHYEGGHWLGSFAVYLVTARGLTTGGRDAR, encoded by the coding sequence ATGATCTCGAAGCGGTATGTGGTGTGGGTCGTGCTGGGATGTGCGCTGGCGATCACGGCAACGGTGTCGACCGCGTCGGTAGCGGCCCAGCGATCGGCAGCCCGCGGCGACGTGACGGCCGCATCCGTGGCGGCCCAGCGGTCGGCCGCTCGCGGCGACTTTACGGCAGCGTCGGCGGCGCGTTTCGCCAACCTCGCTCTCGCGTGCGTGCACAAGGAATATCCCAATAAGATTGCGCACGTGTTGAACGGCGATGCCGACGTGCGGGCGCCCCACCAGCTGACACCCGTCTTCTACGGGTGCTACGACTGGCATTCGTCCGTGCACGGGCACTGGCTCCTGGCGCGGTTGGCTCGCACATTTCCCACGGCGCCCTTTGCCGAGCCGGCGAGGCAGGCGCTCGCCACCAGTCTGACTGCCGCCAACATCGCGGGCGAGGTGCAGTACCTCAATGGCGCGGGACGGACCAGCTTCGAACGTCCCTATGGCCTGGCGTGGCTGCTGCAACTGGCGGCCGAGTTGCGCGAATGGGACACGCCGCAGGCGAGAGCGTGGGCCGCCACGCTGAAGCCTCTCGAGCAGGCCGCCGCCGCGCGCATCAAGGACTGGCTGCCAAAGCTGTCACGGCCCATCCGGATCGGCGAGCACGACCAGACAGCCTTCTCGTTCGGGCTGATGCTCGACTGGGCGCACATCGCCAGGGATCAGCAGATGATCGATCTGCTGACCTCGCGCATCGCGACGTATTACGGGAAGGACCGCAATTGCCCGTTCGCCTACGAGCCGTCCGGCCAGGACTTCCTGTCGCCCTGCCTCGCGGAGGCCGACCTGATGCGCCGCGTGTTGCCGCGATCAGGCTACGGCGCCTGGCTGCAGGCCTTCCTGCCCGTGATTCCCGTGAACGGATCGGCGACATGGCTCGAGCCAGCCGTTGTGACCGATCCCGGCGATCCGAAGCTGGCGCATCTGGATGGCTTAAACCTCAGTCGGGCGTGGATGCTCGATGGCATCATCACGGGCCTGGCGCCATCCGATGCTCGTCGCGCGTCTCTCCAGGCGGCGGCGCTGCGGCACCGCACGGTGGGACTGAAGGCCATCACTGGCGAGCACTACGAAGGCGGGCACTGGCTCGGGAGCTTCGCCGTGTACCTGGTGACCGCCCGCGGGCTCACCACGGGTGGACGCGATGCCAGATGA
- the mraY gene encoding phospho-N-acetylmuramoyl-pentapeptide-transferase — MIHLLGHLLEGGYRAWSILRLLDYLSVRAIAASMTAFLLVLALMPRFIWYLHRRGLVDQVRETGVPSSFDKAGTPVMGGAVMVGSVLAASLTWCDPTDRYVWSVLVGMVWFALIGLSDDVAKWRARSGNRGMSEGRKLLLQGAFAGLFVVFLASPWSPLPAKEAGAFYVPFVKAALFNSLWVYLPIAFLFVVLVGNAVNITDGLDGLAIVPSVLAVSTLGVFAYVMGSAVWAHYLFFPHLPGAGELIVVCAAFAGAGIGFLWYNAYPAQIFMGDAGSLAIGGCLATLSVVVKQEALFLILGGLFIAEAVTSQVQDKVGIKWLGRRLFYRAPLHHQMQHTGLAETKVVIRLWIVSLILALVSIATVKLR, encoded by the coding sequence ATGATTCACCTGCTCGGACATCTGCTCGAAGGCGGCTACCGCGCCTGGTCCATTCTCAGGCTGCTCGACTACTTGTCAGTGCGCGCCATCGCGGCGTCGATGACGGCCTTTCTGCTGGTGCTCGCGCTCATGCCGCGATTCATCTGGTACCTCCACCGACGGGGGCTCGTTGACCAGGTGCGCGAGACGGGCGTGCCGTCGTCTTTCGACAAGGCGGGCACTCCGGTGATGGGCGGCGCCGTCATGGTCGGCAGTGTGCTGGCCGCATCTCTAACCTGGTGCGATCCGACGGACCGCTACGTGTGGAGCGTACTGGTCGGCATGGTGTGGTTCGCGCTCATCGGCTTGAGCGATGACGTGGCGAAATGGCGGGCCAGGTCAGGCAATCGCGGCATGAGCGAGGGGCGGAAACTGCTGCTGCAGGGCGCGTTCGCCGGGTTGTTCGTCGTGTTCCTGGCCAGCCCGTGGTCGCCGCTGCCCGCGAAGGAGGCCGGGGCGTTTTACGTGCCGTTTGTGAAAGCGGCGCTCTTCAACTCGCTGTGGGTCTACCTGCCCATCGCGTTCTTGTTCGTCGTGCTAGTCGGCAACGCCGTCAACATCACCGATGGGCTCGACGGTCTGGCGATCGTGCCGTCGGTGCTGGCGGTGTCGACCCTGGGCGTGTTTGCCTACGTCATGGGCAGCGCGGTCTGGGCCCACTACCTGTTTTTCCCGCACCTGCCTGGCGCCGGCGAGTTGATCGTGGTGTGCGCCGCCTTTGCCGGCGCCGGGATCGGGTTCCTCTGGTACAACGCCTATCCCGCGCAGATCTTCATGGGTGACGCTGGCTCGCTCGCCATTGGCGGCTGCCTGGCCACGCTCTCGGTCGTCGTCAAACAGGAAGCGCTCTTCCTGATCCTGGGCGGCCTGTTCATTGCCGAAGCCGTCACCTCGCAGGTCCAGGACAAGGTCGGCATCAAGTGGCTCGGCCGACGGCTGTTCTACCGGGCACCGCTGCACCATCAGATGCAGCACACCGGGCTGGCCGAGACCAAGGTCGTGATCAGATTGTGGATTGTGTCGCTGATTCTCGCGCTGGTGTCGATTGCGACCGTCAAACTGCGATAG
- a CDS encoding glycosyltransferase, whose translation MTAFSRILLTGGGTAGHVNPALAIGRALGDERTAYLYVGVRGRAESDVVPREGIPIRYVRASAYPGARPSPQWLRFLANLTLGTLKALFLVRGFRPDVIVGTGGFASAPVMFAASLLKRAGLCDAKVYVHEQNATPGRLNLLVGRLADRVFVSFPETLAAFPANGIVAGYPLRRRIQAIERDAVRQSLDFAVPAGRTVVFAFGGSQGARTINQAVVDALGSLLSHRDRLFIIHGTGLRKSGSGYDAGQATTERLRARYTDEQRRQIESFYVSRPFFHEIERVYALSDLVVVRAGAGTLNEIASLGLPAIVVPKANLPGEHQVMNARALARTGGAVVLYEETRERNGTLVEELDGGLLAATILDVVEPARLRQMAGAVRRFVQQDALDLIRRVVAGETIDATLVGRPADAPRESGASLLSNAALLSKLERALGARKHDYRIEREIPPADDRAYYTSRAATLLVSPRWESRNLGVKLVGLLQARDKLPLVVALLQDRRPASWYKRMFGGDFEQVGFIRRNALTCIARLGVVTPAVEEILVASFTDPYYEVRSEAARTAAALDRSFGDEARRRLTASLIGLLRDSWIEVVATSAEALGTIGGQDDALPALIELQNYRYWVVRAAGLRGLLSLVERGRAGDLAELERQLRGFVLTATDFRPEFTIRSSYAGVLDAIARQRSSGT comes from the coding sequence ATGACGGCCTTTTCGCGCATCCTCCTGACCGGGGGCGGCACCGCCGGGCACGTGAACCCGGCACTGGCGATCGGACGGGCGCTCGGCGATGAGCGCACGGCGTATCTCTATGTCGGCGTGCGGGGCCGCGCCGAGTCCGACGTCGTCCCACGCGAAGGCATCCCGATTCGCTACGTCCGGGCGTCGGCCTATCCGGGGGCTCGCCCGTCGCCGCAGTGGCTCCGTTTCCTGGCCAACCTCACCCTCGGAACCCTCAAGGCACTTTTCCTCGTTCGGGGTTTTCGGCCCGACGTGATCGTCGGCACGGGCGGATTTGCGTCGGCGCCCGTGATGTTCGCCGCGTCGCTGCTGAAGCGGGCGGGCCTCTGCGATGCGAAGGTGTACGTGCACGAGCAGAATGCCACGCCGGGAAGGCTGAATCTGCTCGTGGGCCGCCTCGCGGATCGGGTCTTTGTGTCGTTTCCCGAAACGCTTGCGGCGTTTCCCGCCAACGGCATCGTGGCCGGTTACCCGCTCAGGCGGCGCATCCAGGCGATCGAGCGCGACGCGGTCCGCCAGTCGCTGGACTTCGCGGTGCCTGCCGGCCGCACGGTCGTGTTCGCGTTTGGCGGTTCGCAAGGCGCGCGCACCATTAATCAGGCCGTCGTCGATGCCCTCGGATCGCTGCTGTCGCACCGTGACAGGCTCTTCATCATCCATGGTACCGGCCTGAGAAAATCCGGCAGCGGCTACGACGCGGGCCAGGCGACGACCGAGCGGCTGCGCGCCCGGTACACCGACGAACAACGTCGCCAGATCGAGTCGTTCTACGTGTCGCGACCGTTCTTTCACGAGATCGAACGGGTGTACGCGCTGTCGGATCTGGTGGTCGTGCGTGCGGGAGCGGGCACGCTGAACGAGATCGCGTCGCTCGGGCTGCCGGCGATCGTCGTGCCGAAAGCAAACCTGCCCGGCGAACACCAGGTGATGAACGCGAGGGCGCTCGCCAGGACGGGCGGGGCAGTCGTGCTCTACGAGGAGACCCGCGAGCGCAACGGCACGCTGGTTGAGGAGTTGGATGGCGGTCTGCTCGCCGCCACGATTCTCGACGTGGTCGAGCCGGCGCGCCTGCGCCAGATGGCGGGCGCGGTGCGGCGATTCGTGCAGCAGGATGCCCTCGACCTCATTCGACGTGTTGTGGCCGGTGAGACGATCGACGCGACACTGGTGGGCAGGCCGGCGGACGCGCCGCGTGAGTCTGGCGCCAGCCTGCTGTCCAACGCGGCGCTTCTCAGCAAACTCGAGCGCGCCCTGGGCGCCAGAAAGCACGACTACCGGATAGAGCGCGAAATACCGCCAGCCGATGACCGGGCCTATTACACGAGCCGCGCCGCCACGCTGCTTGTCAGTCCGCGGTGGGAAAGCCGGAATCTGGGCGTCAAGCTCGTCGGCCTCTTGCAGGCGCGCGACAAGCTCCCGTTGGTCGTCGCCCTGCTCCAGGACCGCCGTCCCGCCTCCTGGTACAAGCGGATGTTCGGCGGCGATTTTGAACAGGTGGGCTTCATCCGCCGCAACGCGCTCACCTGCATTGCGCGCCTCGGGGTTGTGACGCCAGCGGTCGAAGAGATCCTGGTGGCCTCATTCACCGATCCGTACTACGAAGTCCGGAGCGAGGCCGCGCGAACCGCGGCCGCACTTGATCGGTCGTTTGGCGACGAGGCGCGGCGTCGGCTGACCGCGTCGCTCATCGGCTTGTTGCGGGATTCGTGGATCGAGGTGGTCGCAACCTCTGCCGAAGCCCTCGGCACGATCGGCGGGCAGGACGACGCGCTGCCGGCGCTGATTGAATTGCAGAACTACCGGTACTGGGTGGTACGGGCTGCCGGCCTGCGGGGCTTGCTGTCATTGGTCGAACGCGGACGCGCGGGCGATCTCGCCGAGCTTGAACGGCAGCTTCGAGGATTCGTGCTGACCGCCACGGACTTCCGGCCGGAATTCACCATTCGCAGTTCCTACGCGGGCGTCCTCGACGCCATCGCACGACAAAGGAGTTCGGGCACATGA